From the genome of Podospora pseudoanserina strain CBS 124.78 chromosome 7 map unlocalized CBS124.78p_7.2, whole genome shotgun sequence, one region includes:
- the MAS2 gene encoding Mitochondrial-processing peptidase subunit alpha (COG:O; MEROPS:MER0079232; EggNog:ENOG503NV1J) gives MFRSCRPTRLLNQTHLPWHPARPSYSPVGPRRYATEHVLKYERAHREAKANKRATRDPTETDKITTLPNGIRVASEDLPDAFSGVGVYIDAGSRYENDSLRGASHIMDRLAFKSTRSRSADEMLETVEQLGGNIQCASSRESMMYQAATFNSAIPTTVELLADTIRNPQLTDEEIAQQLETAEYEVGEIWSKPELILPELVHTAAFKDNTLGNPLLCPQERLSVINKDVIQAYRDAFYQPDRMVVAFAGVPHAEAVELAQKYFGDMERSKPIVSEPTTPTDSSSEASSAASTPPTSPEPEQPSGLFGKILKNLAPQQSSSPSSMLRPVVTPITEADLNRPATYTGGFLTLPTQPPPINPNLPTFSHIHLCFEGLPISSPDIFALATLQTLLGGGGSFSAGGPGKGMYSRLYTNVLNQHGWVESCIAFNHSYKDSGLFGIAASCYPGRTIPMLHVMCRELQALTHDSGYTGLGEVEVNRAKNQLRSSLLMNLESRMVELEDLGRQVQVHGRKIPVREMTRQINRLTPKDLRRVAKQVLGGLVNNPGGGSGAPTVVLQEASQHGNGRQEVIGWEQIQDIIASWKLGRN, from the exons ATGTTTAGATCCTGCCGGCCCACGAGGCTGTTGAACCAGACACATCTGCCATGGCACCCCGCGAGGCCGAGTTACTCGCCTGTCGGCCCAAGGCGCTATGCCACTGAGCATGTCTTGAAATACGAAAGGGCACATCGGGAGGCAAAGGCTAATAAACGTGCAACAAGA GACCCAACAGAAACCGACAAGATCACCACGCTACCAAATGGAATTCGAGTCGCCTCTGAGGATTTGCCCGATGCCTTCTCGGGAGTGGGAGTCTACATCGATGCCGGGTCACGATACGAGAACGACTCCCTCCGGGGAGCCAGTCACATCATGGACAGGCTAGCCTTCAAGTCGACAAGATCACGATCAGCGGACGAGATGTTGGAGACAGTAGAGCAACTGGGCGGCAATATCCAATGCGCTTCTTCCAGAGAATCCATGATGTACCAAGCAGCAACCTTCAACTCTGCCATTCCTACCACCGTGGAACTGTTGGCCGACACGATCCGAAACCCCCAGTTGACCGACGAGGAAATTGCTCAACAACTCGAGACGGCCGAGTACGAAGTGGGAGAGATTTGGTCCAAACCGGAGCTGATCTTGCCCGAGTTGGTTCATACAGCTGCTTTCAAGGACAACACATTAGGGAACCCCTTGCTCTGCCCTCAGGAGAGGCTGAGCGTTATCAACAAGGACGTTATCCAGGCCTACAGGGACGCCTTCTACCAACCAGACCGCATGGTAGTGGCCTTTGCCGGTGTTCCTCACGCCGAGGCCGTCGAGCTTGCACAGAAATACTTTGGTGATATGGAGCGTTCAAAACCGATTGTATCAGAaccaaccactcccaccgACTCATCAAGCGAGGCCTCCTCAGCtgcctcaacaccaccaacatccccaGAACCCGAACAACCCTCCGGCCTGTTTGGCAAGATTCTCAAGAACCTCGCCCCACAACAgtcatcttccccatcctcaatGCTTCGCCCAGTAgtcacccccatcaccgaaGCCGACCTCAACCGTCCAGCTACATATACCGGCggcttcctcaccctcccaacTCAGCCCCCACCAATCAACCCCAATCTCCCCACATTTTCCCATATCCACCTCTGCTTCGAAGGCCTTCCCATCTCCTCTCCAGATATCTTTGCCTTGGCCACTCTTCAAACCcttcttggcggcggcggctccttctccgccggCGGCCCAGGAAAGGGCATGTACTCTCGTCTGTACACCAACGTCCTCAACCAACACGGCTGGGTAGAATCCTGCATAGCCTTCAACCACTCCTACAAGGACTCTGGTCTCTTCGGCATCGCAGCTTCATGTTATCCAGGTCGCACCATCCCCATGCTCCACGTCATGTGTCGCGAGCTCCAGGCTCTCACCCACGACTCGGGGTACACGGGCCTTGGAGAGGTAGAGGTCAACCGGGCCAAGAACCAGCTCCGGTCGAGCTTGCTGATGAACCTGGAGAGCAGGATGGTTGAGCTGGAAGATTTGGGAAGACAGGTGCAGGTTCACGGGAGGAAGATCCCAGTGAGGGAGATGACGCGCCAGATCAACCGGTTGACGCCGAAGGAcctgaggagggtggcgaaGCAGGTgcttggtgggttggtgaacAACCCGGGCGGGGGGTCAGGGGCGCCGACGGTGGTGTTGCAGGAGGCGAGTCAACATGGGAATGGGAGGCAGGAGGTGATTGGGTGGGAGCAGATACAGGATATTATTGCTAGTTGGAAGTTGGGGAGGAATTAG
- the MgPP2CL-1 gene encoding mgpp2cl-1, protein phosphatase 2C-like protein 1 (COG:T; BUSCO:EOG09264XTW; EggNog:ENOG503NUYG) — MFGSSKSDSGIADSSSKAGSKSPSPDKDDAGRATPSPTKSTEQAASGERRSGNGSPPSAGSSAEQKKRRSSGVSAKASNLIAQAKNTLFTQSGKGSNSDAGANSKNTDQALLEELGKKDQALAVPQGQHNNAAGSSLPGPRSTFKVGVWEDRNKRCRRTMEDTHAFLYNFLCTPAPALGTDSKSSKSSGDADEAGGSDMVETDNGYFAIFDGHAGTFAADWCGKKLHLILEDIIKKNPNSPIPELLDQTFTAVDQQLANLPVKNSGCTAAIAVLRWEDRVPSNASVTGSQAIAPALAKAAEEAKTGESAPSLAAPEAAHARLKDASKRQRVLYTANVGDARIVLCRAGKAMRLSYDHKGSDEHEGKRISAAGGLILNNRVNGVLAVTRALGDTYMKELVTGHPYTTETVLQPNEDEFIIIACDGLWDVASDQEAVDLVRNTMDPGAAAKQLVDHALARFSTDNLSCMIVRFDKQGTLDQQSSKEIGVEGDSASASGKLSEAEKIINETKAKIAEGNTPAVGISASNFGHGRDPAKLEAEADFTPTAVEGSVEEESSQAVVNSVEGNGTKDAVVVDGTRSDVEVPDLTEPAPPLAEPAVGSNPPLVKS, encoded by the exons ATGTTTGGCAGTTCCAAGTCAGACAGCGGCATCGCGGACTCGAGCAGTAAGGCTGGCAGCAAGTCTCCTTCCCCGGACAAGGACGACGCCGGCCGCGCTACACCATCGCCTACCAAATCCACCGAACAGGCTGCGAGCGGCGAGAGGCGGAGTGGCAATGGCAGTCCTCCCAGCGCGGGCAGCTCGGCTGAGCAGAAGAAGCGCCGGAGCAGCGGGGTGAGCGCCAAAGCCAGCAACCTCATAGCCCAGGCGAAGAATACTCTCTTCACTCAGTCTGGGAagggcagcaacagcgaTGCGGGTGCTAACTCTAAGAATACGGACCAGGCTCTTCTAGAAGAGTTAGGCAAGAAAGATCAAGCACTCGCCGTGCCCCAGGGCCAGCACAACAACGCCGCCGGCTCGTCGCTCCCCGGCCCTCGATCTACCTTCAAAGTCGGTGTTTGGGAGGATCGCAACAAGAGATGCAGGCGGACGATGGAGGACACCCATGCATTCCTGTACAACTTTCTCTGTACGCCAGCCCCGGCTCTCGGTACAGATTCCAAGTCGTCAAAGTCTTCAGGCGATGCCGATGAGGCTGGTGGCAGCGACATGGTAGAGACGGACAATGGGTACTTTGCGATTTTCGACGGGCATGCCGGCACGTTTGCTGCCGACTGGTGCGGAAAGAAGCTTCATCTTATCCTCGAAGACATCATCAAAAAGAATCCAAACTCGCCGATACCCGAGCTGCTCGACCAAACATTCACTGCTGTTGATCAGCAGCTGGCAAACTTGCCAGTCAAGAACAGCGGTTGTACCGCCGCCATCGCTGTGCTTCGTTGGGAAGACCGGGTCCCGAGCAACGCCTCGGTGACTGGTTCTCAGGCCATTGCACCTGCGTTGGCAAAGGCcgcggaggaggcgaagaCTGGGGAGAGCGCCCCGTCATTAGCGGCCCCTGAAGCTGCGCATGCAAGGCTAAAAGATGCTTCCAAGAGGCAGCGTGTTCTCTATACCGCCAACGTCGGCGACGCCCGTATCGTTCTCTGTCGGGCGGGCAAGGCTATGCGGCTATCCTATGATCACAAGGGCAGTGATGAGCATGAGGGCAAGCGCATCTCGGCAGCAGGTGGCCTCATATTGAACAACCGCGTGAACGGTGTCCTTGCTGTCACTCGGGCGTTGGGCGACACATACATGAAGGAGTTGGTGACAGGGCACCCGTACACTACGGAGACTGTTTTGCAGCCAAATGAAGATGAGTTTATCATTATTGCTTGTGATGGG TTGTGGGACGTTGCCTCAGATCAAGAGGCTGTCGACCTTGTCCGCAACACGATGGACCCCGGCGCGGCAGCGAAACAGCTTGTTGACCACGCTCTTGCTCGCTTCAGTACTGACAACCTCTCTTGTATGATCGTTCGCTTTGACAAGCAGGGTACTCTCGACCAGCAGTCCAGCAAGGAGATTGGCGTCGAGGGGGACAGTGCGTCTGCCTCGGGCAAGCTCAGCGAGGCAGAAAAGATTATCAATGAGACGAAAGCCAAGATTGCTGAAGGAAACACGCCCGCGGTTGGTATCTCGGCCAGTAATTTTGGACACGGCCGTGACCCTGCTAAACTAGAAGCGGAAGCGGACTTTACACCGACGGCAGTTGAGGGTtctgttgaggaggagtcgAGTCAGGCTGTGGTGAACTCGGTGGAGGGTAACGGCACGAAGGAtgcggtggttgttgatgggacTCGATCAGATGTTGAGGTCCCGGATTTGACGGAGCCGGCACCGCCGTTGGCCGAACCGGCGGTGGGTTCTAACCCGCCGCTGGTCAAGTCTTAG
- the FZO1 gene encoding mitofusin (BUSCO:EOG09260RGH; EggNog:ENOG503NU0P; COG:O), which translates to MSQEYFSPKGKGVRRPNDNATSDADAHHEPSDADSNYDRPPRASTAPSYMTVGNGSSANAARLQAMLEQDSGYGGSIAGDDVNSSLFNPASSGWDNVIHEDRPMRGSHSNEADRSAQASAVHQLWYNQHRNTLGRAISTVIELLSDLQRFNETWPAHYPSVQRAALDSPSHPSLRPGFHQAYSTAGDLANGPQFNAAQPPLRRAMTSVEDAAAAAESSRAAETRTVAEPRLVSPQIAQEFSVLKLDLKLGSLHQTELVHSLEKSSVAALLDGKIQSSIRHLQALRERIEDTSSKVLVTGDLNAGKSTFCNALLRRKVLPEDQQPCTSIFCEVLDARENCGIEEVHAVHRDAVYNRHDEATYDVYPLKDLERIVIDNTVYMQCKVYVKDARSIDESLLNNGVVDIALIDAPGLNMDTTKTTAIFARQEEIDVVVFVVSAMNHFTQTGTEFIRAAAAEKAYLFVVVNHFDNIRDKDRCQKQILTQIRGLSPATYKEAGELVHFVSSSAIPVAPNPPGGPGGGGGSGSSSGGGFGDDPGDNDPKGKGKDKEMARDFSALEQSLRRFVLEKRARSKLAPAKTYLTNILNDVNVLATVNTEVAQAEYDRVNSELQALEPQLEAGKRARAEISEQVDRTIEDTCQEVYDYSRTTINSAINHAGDDNLGIEYPGLFSAFQYADGLKAAMLSHIAASVVHCEENARKKTVAGVESIKKLGIKHLGDEYQNLNFKSEVMFQGRKDALARQVDISTEFADFVDFSTLMQREEKAGMALTVAGVVGTTVISGYSQVNLAFRAAQILGSENLRKLIIPGVIAGAAALAFYVLSQIPHSLPARLSQKIATQLEAMDYVHQNSSRISGKVRKVLLIPANNLRVGLQKSVEQLGARRDETVKVRKESSDALRYFGNLVQRSAHQRQVVEGVDLDGHPPGMAGHPGY; encoded by the exons ATGAGCCAAGAGTACTTTTCGCCAAAGGGCAAGGGTGTCCGGCGGCCCAACGACAATGCCACTTCCGATGCCGATGCCCATCATGAGCCGAGTGACGCCGACTCAAATTACGACCGCCCCCCGCGCGCTTCGACCGCGCCCTCGTACATGACTGTAGGAAACGGTTCTTCGGCAAACGCTGCACGACTTCAAGCCATGCTGGAACAAGACTCTGGATACGGCGGCAGCATCGCCGGTGACGACGTCAACTCGTCGCTTTTCAACCCGGCGTCTTCGGGCTGGGACAATGTGATTCACGAAGACCGACCAATGCGTGGCAGCCATAGCAACGAAGCCGACCGCTCCGCTCAGGCCAGCGCCGTCCATCAGCTTTGGTACAATCAGCACCGAAACACCCTCGGCCGGGCCATCAGCACCGTCATCGAGCTCTTGAGCGACCTGCAACGCTTCAACGAAACATGGCCTGCCCACTACCCCTCAGTCCAGCGGGCTGCCCTCgattccccctcccacccgtCATTGAGACCCGGTTTTCACCAGGCATACTCGACCGCGGGTGATCTGGCAAATGGACCGCAGTTCAACGCCGCTCAGCCGCCCCTCCGGCGAGCTATGACCTCCGTCGAggacgccgccgccgccgccgagtcCAGCCGAGCCGCCGAGACCAGAACCGTCGCCGAGCCCCGTCTTGTGTCGCCTCAGATAGCCCAGGAATTTTCCGTCTTGAAGTTGGATTTGAAGCTTGGTTCCCTCCACCAGACGGAACTGGTACACTCGCTGGAGAAGAGCTCGGTTGCTGCGTTGCTGGACGGGAAGATTCAGTCCAGTATCAGACATCTACAGGCTCTTCGGGAGCGTATCGAGGACACCTCCAGCAAGGTCTTGGTCACGGGTGATTTGAACGCTGGCAAATCGACATTCTGCAACGCCCTTTTGCGACGAAAGGTTCTCCCCGAAGATCAGCAGCCATGCACGAGCATTTTCTGCGAGGTATTGGATGCGAGGGAAAACTGCGGCATTGAGGAGGTTCACGCTGTACACAGGGATGCTGTTTACAACCGTCACGACGAGGCTACCTACGATGTGTATCCTCTGAAGGACCTCGAGAGAATTGTGATCGACAACACCGTGTACATGCAGTGCAAGGTCTATGTCAAGGACGCCAGGTCGATCGATGAATCTTTGCTGAATAACGGTGTGGTTGACATCGCCCTTATCGACGCCCCCGGTCTCAATATGGATACCACCAAGACTACAGCTATTTTTGCACGAcaggaggagattgatgttgtggtgtttgtggtCTCGGCCATGAACCACTTCACCCAAACGGGTACCGAGTTCATTCGAGCGGCCGCCGCTGAGAAGGCCTATTTGTTCGTCGTGGTCAACCATTTCGACAATATCAGGGACAAGGACCGGTGCCAGAAGCAAATTCTCACCCAAATCCGCGGTCTCAGCCCCGCGACATACAAGGAAGCCGGTGAGCTCGTGCACTTCGTCTCCAGTTCCGCCATCCCAGTAGCACCAAACCCCCCTGGAGGccccggcggcggtggtggttcaGGAAGCTCCAGCGGCGGCGGGTTCGGCGATGACCCGGGTGATAATGaccccaagggcaagggcaaagaCAAGGAGATGGCCAGAGACTTTTCTGCCCTCGAGCAGTCTTTGCGTAGATTTGTGCTGGAGAAGCGCGCTCGCTCCAAGTTGGCTCCTGCCAAGACATATCTCACCAACATTTTGAACGACGTCAACGTTCTCGCTACTGTCAACACCGAAGTTGCCCAGGCGGAATACGACCGTGTGAACTCGGAGCTGCAGGCCCTGGAGCCCCAGCTTGAGGCTGGCAAGAGGGCCAGGGCAGAGATCAGCGAGCAGGTTGACCGGACCATCGAGGACACTTGCCAGGAGGTCTACGACTACTCTCGCACGACCATCAACTCGGCCATCAACCACGCCGGCGATGATAACCTGGGAATTGAGTACCCCGGTCTCTTCAGCGCCTTCCAGTATGCCGATGGTCTCAAGGCTGCCATGCTTTCCCACATTGCCGCCTCGGTCGTCCACTGCGAGGAGAACGCCAGAAAGAAGACGGTTGCTGGTGTCGAGTcgatcaagaagctgggTATCAAGCATCTGGGGGATGAGTACCAGAACCTCAACTTCAAGTCGGAGGTCATGTTCCAGGGCCGGAAGGATGCTTTGGCTCGTCAGGTGGACATTTCTACCGAGTTTGCGGACTTTGTCGACTTTTCGACGCTgatgcagagggaggagaaggccggcATGGCGCTCACGGTGGCGGGTGTGGTTGGTACAACTGTTATCAGTGGGTACAGCCAGGTGAACCTCGCTTTTAGAGCGGCTCAGATTTTGGGAAGTGAGAACTTGAGGAAGTTGATTATTCCGGGTGTtattgctggtg CTGCTGCTCTGGCGTTTTATGTCCTCTCTCAGATCCCTCACTCCCTTCCTGCCCGCCTCAGCCAAAAGATTGCCACGCAGCTTGAGGCGATGGATTATGTTCATCAGAACAGCAGCCGGATTTCggggaaggtgaggaaggtgttgCTCATTCCGGCGAATAACCTCAGGGTTGGGCTGCAAAAGTCGGTGGAGCAATTGGGCGCGAGGAGGGATGAGACGGTCaaggtgaggaaggagagcaGTGATGCGTTAAGGTATTTTGGGAATCTGGTGCAGAGGAGTGCGCATCAGaggcaggtggtggagggggtggatttggATGGGCATCCGCCGGGTATGGCGGGGCATCCGGGGTATTGA
- the DID4 gene encoding ESCRT-III subunit protein did4 (BUSCO:EOG09264T0J; COG:U; EggNog:ENOG503NVGY): protein MNILEWAFGKRMTPAERLRKNQRLLDKAIRELDQQRVKLEKQEKALVAQIRQSAQKGQMGACKIQAKDLVRTRRYIDKFYGMKSQLQKISLRLQTYRTNEQMMQAMKGATMALGSMNRTMNLPSLQRIAMEFERENDIMEQRQEMMDDAIDDAMDVGAEEEGDEIVEQVLEEIGVDLSQALGETPSGLQSQSVPETKIAQAVGGEGGGADPGDDDLQARLDSLRR, encoded by the exons ATGAAT ATCCTAGAATGGGCTTTCGGCAAGCGCATGACGCCGGCCGAGCGTCTGCGCAAGAACCAGCGACTCCTCGACAAGGCGATCAGGGAATTGGACCAGCAGCGCGTcaagctggagaagcaggagaaggctcTCGTCGCCCAGATTCGCCAGAGCGCCCAGAAGGGCCAGATGGGTGCTTGCAAGATTCAAGCAAAGGATTTGGTTCGCACCAGACGATACATTGACAAGTTCTACGGCATGAAGAGCCAGCTGCAAAAGatctccctccgcctccagaCCTACCGCACGAACGAGCAGATGATGCAGGCGATGAAGGGTGCTACGATGGCACTTGGGAGCATGAACCGTACTATGAACCTTCCCTCTCTACAGCGAATCGCCATGGAGTTTGAGCGGGAGAACGACATCATGGAGCAAAGGCAAGAGATGATGGACGATGCTATTGATGACGCCATGGACGTTggtgctgaagaggagggtgatgagattGTGGAACAGGTcttggaggagattggtGTAGACTTGAGCCAGGCA CTCGGCGAAACACCTTCAGGTCTCCAGTCCCAATCCGTGCCGGAGACCAAGATTGCGCAggcggttggaggagaaggcggcggagcaGATCCCGGGGACGACGACCTACAAGCCCGGCTGGACAGTCTCAGACGATGA
- a CDS encoding uncharacterized protein (EggNog:ENOG503NZFR; COG:S), with protein MSLNGLDDPRVKEAYEAAVAEAGGWFLLKYASRDEVELLGQGTGGIVELRNNIAEYTDKSPLYGYLRYRRRNVIIKYLPEDCSRLVQARVTVHFDSVCDRFSPHDTVFEITEAKELKDTKLSAACSLHAASGSTSSSTSSLRRRRLVEIAEEEEEEERDRKRQSTVQEHDRPGSPGQYVVQPPVKLNADLATIPDASRFTDGQDPPQFTGVDRPSSPAQSFDDAGRRMSSLDLYPSSSYPYPKPKVRLGPRPSAEASGRPKTPGGGTAKLVASMPSSVKALSKVSKKGRSADDEDVLESPIKEEPENPFPDLAPTKPVEDDPARPLTSSDIPASAPAPVPTATLAPPPSKPNTISPEKARLLKAMKLREKKKMMNSQSAEGLSAGDVSPAPTTPGLADDNHLETPQEVTMESASPEAAGEEAAVIDKADSGIEIEIVTDLGSVDAQTDSHPPSPLASSDIGDSTQASSLSDSTDETILGKDQGKETPIEKEIQQTETNGQKPDALSLDGQATSIIAPMEDASAVLKDDSAAGAPASANTTVTQEPPVQTLPVSRFSVAAFPAGVSNEDAGSPGSAETVKEEPSATGPETARAVENEEETSPARLLLSKFSTQDAKPIANVESQIDTATVGQPSNIGSDITNVRAGETQPVPAVADTQIAETEEATRPKPVPEPIKTGLDAPGADKRQSVISMFDNDGFIDELQSATVQQATPITVSKSPITPFFNDANSKRNTVGGLDAVSRFSRTVSNPVRSSMLSPNEAVPGSARSVSSSAYLQKAPRPAADVLPKTGKIGSSISERIKALQQLSGKAGAPVETVVAKERPSSTFFAVRKDGKIPSRTPSLVDRTASLSGRPTPSPPGSVESSPDGASIIRRDRSGSVVNRLSMFEGGNPPRGKPESVQVTARIVRDPTRLSEQKLDPAEYNTHDLQHSPLMVDLQKRVSLEVQSRPLSALSSRMSLDHGPQIERKQSLLQRRLSKGSQSAANDRESVADDGQGVPRAGRRSSLNVVKDFIKGAKSPSTDNLAPSPGQAMSPGSRSSSRPPSSHQNTAPSGGFARRLSIGSRRSSIDQNGVLSPVRTTEASIDSDAESIKKSPASPNLGKSSRTSRFMRRLSNTLVPNSRKTGPPSISPTVTEENAAEVAAASRATTATPSASPAQPSIVAFMGDVNVQFPDNLLWKRRSICLDSQGFLILSAVSGTAMLPTKNKAAGLLKRYHITDFKPPYTPDVELQELPNSVVLDFVEGSGLQVACEDRAGQMNILHILTEAYQSHSR; from the exons ATGTCGTTGAATGGATTGGACGACCCGCGAGTCAAGGAGGCATATGAAGCAGCCGTTGCAGAGGCGGGGGGATG GTTCTTGCTCAAGTATGCTAGCCGCGATGAAGTTGAGCTTCTGGGTCAGGGCACCGGCGGGATTGTCGAGCTTCGAAACAACATAGCAGAGTATACAGACAAGTCGCCGCTGTACGGATATCTGAGATACAGGCGTCGGAATGTCATCATCAAATACCTGCCTGAGGATTGTTCCAGATTGGTCCAAG CGCGGGTGACCGTTCACTTTGATTCTGTTTGCGACCGCTTCTCGCCCCACGATACAGTGTTTGAGATCACCGAGGCGAAGGAACTGAAGGACACCAAGCTCTCGGCTGCTTGCTCACTCCACGCTGCTTCGGGTTCGACTTCATCTTCTACCAGTTCGTTGCGCCGAAGACGATTGGTGGAAattgccgaggaagaagaggaagaggaacgAGATCGCAAAAGACAATCGACTGTGCAGGAACACGATCGCCCTGGGTCTCCGGGCCAATATGTTGTACAGCCTCCGGTGAAGCTCAACGCAGATCTTGCCACGATACCCGACGCTTCCAGATTCACCGACGGACAAGATCCTCCTCAGTTTACGGGTGTTGACAGGCCCTCTTCGCCGGCTCAGTCGTTCGATGACGCGGGGAGGCGCATGTCCTCGCTTGACCTCTATCCTAGCAGCTCGTATCCTTACCCCAAACCAAAAGTAAGGCTCGGTCCAAGGCCCTCAGCTGAGGCGTCAGGGCGCCCCAAGACTCCTGGAGGCGGGACTGCCAAACTTGTGGCATCAATGCCTTCTAGTGTCAAGGCACTGTCCAAGGTTTCCAAGAAAGGTCGTTctgccgacgacgaagacgtcCTGGAATCGCCGATTAAGGAGGAGCCGGAGAATCCGTTTCCAGATCTGGCGCCAACCAAGCCTGTCGAAGACGATCCTGCTCGACCATTGACCAGTAGCGACATCCCGGCCTCCGCCCCAGCACCAGTGCCTACGGCCACACTTGCCCCGCCACCAAGCAAGCCGAACACGATCTCACCCGAAAAAGCACGGCTTTTGAAGGCTATGAAGctgagagaaaagaaaaagatgatGAACTCGCAATCCGCGGAGGGCCTGTCTGCAGGCGATGTTTCTCCGGCACCCACCACTCCAGGTCTGGCagacgacaaccacctcgaaACTCCACAGGAGGTGACAATGGAAAGCGCTTCACCTGAAGCTgcgggagaggaagctgCCGTTATCGACAAAGCCGATTCAGGCATTGAGATTGAAATCGTGACTGATTTGGGCTCTGTCGATGCTCAGACAGACTCGCACCCTCCATCGCCCCTGGCCTCTTCTGATATCGGTGATTCAACCCAGGCTTCGTCTCTCTCGGATTCTACAGACGAAACCATTCTCGGTAAGGACCAGGGCAAGGAAACTCCCATTGAAAAGGAGATCCAGCAAACCGAGACCAACGGTCAAAAACCGGACGCTCTATCTCTGGATGGTCAGGCAACAAGCATCATTGCACCCATGGAAGACGCATCGGCCGTTCTGAAAGATGACAGCGCTGCCGGAGCGCCCGCATCCGCCAACACTACGGTGACACAGGAGCCTCCAGTTCAGACTTTACCGGTATCCCGGTTCTCGGTTGCGGCTTTCCCAGCCGGAGTCTCCAACGAAGACGCAGGTAGTCCCGGTTCTGCAGAAACCGTCAAGGAAGAGCCCTCAGCAACTGGTCCCGAGACTGCACGAGCGGTCGAAAACGAGGAAGAAACATCTCCAGCGCGACTTCTGCTCTCCAAGTTCTCCACTCAAGACGCCAAACCTATCGCCAACGTGGAGAGCCAGATTGACACAGCTACTGTTGGACAGCCATCCAACATAGGGTCAGATATCACCAACGTAAGAGCGGGAGAAACGCAACCGGTTCCGGCTGTTGCGGATACTCAAATCGCAGAAACGGAAGAAGCCACCAGACCAAAACCTGTCCCTGAGCCCATCAAGACGGGGTTGGATGCGCCTGGAGCGGACAAGCGGCAATCGGTGATCAGCATGTTCGACAACGATGGTTTTATCGATGAGCTGCAGTCTGCCACGGTCCAACAAGCCACACCCATTACCGTCTCCAAGTCACCCATCACGCCATTCTTCAACGATGCGAATTCTAAGAGAAACACCGTCGGAGGTTTGGATGCCGTGTCGAGGTTTTCGAGGACAGTCTCGAACCCCGTTCGAAGCTCCATGTTGTCTCCCAACGAGGCCGTTCCAGGCTCTGCCCGATCTGTCTCGTCCAGTGCCTATCTGCAAAAGGCTCCGCGGCCCGCGGCAGATGTGCTGCCCAAGACAGGCAAAATTGGTTCGAGTATCTCTGAGCGCATCAAAGCACTACAGCAGCTTTCAGGGAAAGCAGGGGCCCCTGTGGAAACGGTGGTGGCCAAGGAGCGTCCATCGTCCACTTTCTTCGCTGTTCGAAAAGATGGGAAAATTCCGTCACGGACACCTTCCTTGGTCGATAGGACGGCTTCGTTGAGTGGAAGACCGacaccttccccccccgGATCTGTGGAGTCATCACCCGATGGTGCTTCGATCATCAGGCGCGATAGGTCCGGGTCGGTGGTCAATCGTCTCTCCATGTTTGAAGGTGGGAACCCCCCACGGGGCAAGCCGGAATCGGTTCAGGTCACTGCCCGCATCGTGCGAGATCCGACCAGACTGTCAGAGCAGAAGCTTGACCCAGCAGAGTACAACACACACGATCTTCAGCATTCACCGCTGATGGTTGACCTTCAAAAGCGGGTTTCGTTGGAGGTTCAGTCGAGGCCTCTCAGCGCTCTGTCAAGCCGGATGTCTCTGGACCATGGACCCCAGATTGAAAGGAAACAATCCCTGCTGCAGCGTCGTCTCTCAAAGGGCAGCCAGTCGGCGGCTAACGATCGTGAGTCAGTTGCAGATGACGGCCAAGGCGTGCCCCGTGCTGGGAGACGGTCCTCGCTGAACGTGGTCAAAGACTTCATCAAGGGTGCTAAGTCCCCCTCTACCGACAACCTTGCCCCCTCTCCTGGGCAAGCCATGAGCCCTGGCTCGAGATCCTCATCCCGTCCTCCTTCAAGCCATCAGAACACTGCGCCTTCTGGTGGCTTTGCGCGTCGGCTGAGCATTGGCAGCCGTCGTTCTTCAATTGATCAGAACGGCGTGCTCTCCCCTGTCCGTACGACTGAAGCCTCGATTGACTCTGATGCCGAGAGCATCAAGAAGAGCCCTGCTAGCCCCAACCTGGGCAAGAGCAGCCGGACGTCCCGTTTCATGCGTCGCCTTTCCAACACTCTTGTTCCCAACAGCAGAAAGACCGGTCCCCCGTCCATCTCCCCAACTGTCACGGAGGAGAATGCCGCcgaggttgctgctgcctccaGGGCCACCACGGCTACTCCTTCCGCCTCGCCAGCTCAGCCAAGCATTGTTGCCTTCATGGGAGATGTCAATGTCCAGTTCCCCGACAATCTTTTGTGGAAGCGCCGGAGCATTTGCCTTGACAGCCAAGGCTTCTTGATTCTCAGTGCTGTTTCTGGCACTGCCATGCTGcccaccaagaacaaggcggCGGGTCTTCTCAAGCGGTATCACATCACCGACTTCAAGCCTCCTTATACCCCCGATGTTGAGTTGCAGGAGCTTCCCAACAGCGTTGTGCTTGACTTTGTCGAGGGCAGTGGTCTCCAAGTTGCCTGCGAGGATCGGGCTGGCCAGATGAATATCCTGCATA TTCTCACCGAAGCCTACCAGAGCCACTCGCGCTAG